A single region of the Dehalococcoides mccartyi genome encodes:
- a CDS encoding glutamine synthetase family protein translates to MANDSIALNPNPVTLHLGKPPEEFTKKDLIKFIEDNNIKAVNFRHLGGDGRLKTLNFVISSKPQLDRVLSAGERVDGSSLFSYIDSASSDLYIVPRYKTAFVNPFSTTPTLELLCSYYTKDGTPLPSAPENILKKANQSLLKSTGLTFQAMGELEYYVIANKQSQYSATTQKGYQESAPFCKWETLRYEAMQAIAKAGGRIKYGHSEVGHIFNEEHEMEQNEIEFLPVPVEDAADQLVIAKWILRMMGHKHGVVVTFAPKILVGHAGSGLHVHTKLMNNGTNALINGGGLSETARKAIAGYLRLAPSLTALGNTVPLSFLRLVPHQESPTNICWGDRNRSVLVRVPLGWLNVGNMAKDANPQETDEPAAFSDSQTVEFRCPDGSANIHLLMAGLAVAARHGLEMENALELAKKLYVDVNIFADENTQIQQALPQLPSSCWDSAECLIRDRQIYEKDNVFPPAVIDGLAKILKSYNDNDLSQRFYGKNDEIQKLVDHYLHFA, encoded by the coding sequence ATGGCAAATGATAGCATAGCCCTAAACCCAAACCCGGTAACCCTGCATTTGGGGAAACCCCCCGAAGAGTTCACTAAAAAAGACCTGATAAAATTTATCGAAGACAATAACATTAAAGCTGTTAATTTTCGGCATCTGGGCGGTGACGGTCGCTTAAAAACCTTGAATTTTGTAATAAGCAGCAAGCCGCAACTGGACAGGGTGTTGTCCGCCGGCGAAAGAGTTGACGGCTCAAGCCTCTTTTCGTACATTGATTCAGCTTCAAGTGACCTGTATATTGTCCCTCGCTACAAAACTGCTTTTGTTAACCCGTTCTCGACTACACCGACACTCGAACTGTTATGTTCGTACTATACGAAAGATGGCACTCCTCTGCCGAGTGCCCCTGAGAATATTCTTAAAAAAGCCAATCAATCGTTGCTGAAAAGCACCGGCCTGACTTTTCAAGCCATGGGTGAACTGGAATACTACGTAATAGCAAATAAACAAAGCCAGTATTCCGCTACAACCCAAAAGGGTTATCAGGAATCAGCCCCTTTCTGCAAGTGGGAAACCCTAAGATACGAAGCAATGCAGGCAATAGCCAAGGCGGGAGGCCGTATAAAGTACGGTCACTCTGAGGTTGGTCACATATTTAACGAAGAGCACGAGATGGAACAAAATGAGATAGAATTTCTGCCTGTGCCAGTTGAAGACGCCGCCGACCAGCTGGTTATTGCCAAGTGGATACTGCGGATGATGGGGCACAAACACGGGGTTGTGGTAACATTTGCACCCAAAATTCTGGTTGGTCATGCCGGAAGCGGCCTGCATGTACATACCAAATTGATGAATAATGGCACAAATGCGCTGATTAACGGCGGTGGTCTCAGTGAAACAGCACGCAAGGCCATTGCCGGTTACCTAAGACTGGCTCCGTCACTAACTGCCCTTGGAAATACTGTTCCTCTCTCGTTCCTCAGACTGGTACCCCACCAGGAATCTCCCACCAATATATGCTGGGGTGACCGCAACCGCTCTGTTCTGGTACGTGTGCCTCTGGGCTGGTTAAATGTGGGGAATATGGCAAAGGATGCCAACCCGCAGGAAACAGACGAGCCCGCCGCCTTCAGCGACAGCCAAACAGTAGAATTCCGTTGCCCGGATGGATCGGCGAATATTCATCTCCTTATGGCAGGACTAGCTGTTGCCGCTCGGCATGGGCTTGAGATGGAAAATGCCCTTGAGTTAGCCAAAAAACTTTATGTTGATGTTAATATTTTTGCTGACGAAAATACCCAAATCCAGCAGGCACTCCCCCAATTGCCTTCTTCTTGCTGGGATTCAGCGGAATGCCTTATAAGAGACCGCCAGATATACGAGAAGGACAACGTATTCCCACCGGCTGTAATTGATGGCTTGGCAAAAATTCTGAAGTCATACAATGACAATGACCTCAGCCAGAGGTTCTACGGTAAAAATGATGAAATTCAGAAGCTGGTAGACCACTATTTGCATTTTGCATAA
- a CDS encoding reductive dehalogenase, whose amino-acid sequence MSKFHSTLSRRDFVRALGLSGAGLGLASAAAPAFHDLDELMPSADNKVSHPWWVKQREHGNPTIEVDWNMLTPSHSIKTGMEGFGYPSPYPGYLTHEDALTNPSKMDQTKPGYRMEDYALFIASMQRGLFDHSIDETVGPPSLAPQIWNADPTPDAWPDWGNPGTPKFKKVPRWSGTPEEASRMITAAAHYFGAYKVGFLEVDDKVKKLTFADSTKWADCDEPYATGEVIPRGFGLGFPAPVHVFPNKMKYVIVLQVTQPHDTMRILGDPAQPGHMQPINGSSFALGYNQRLTLLIRMQAFLKVLGYLHSESVWCYNTGGGALAGINEIGRHGIGISPELGSAYRVNLGIFTDLPVVPTPPIDGGMTKFCETCGVCADLCPNEAINKDKEPTWDIFPTKLGRPEYGIPAGTPNTWSRPGVKNWHVDYVRCRGCSYCQGYCVFSQQNFASMHNIIKSTISNTTLLNKFFADSDRLFGYSDVDTDYDGWWNRDSSSSVSTLNYARLLGR is encoded by the coding sequence ATGTCTAAATTCCATAGTACACTCAGCAGAAGGGATTTTGTTAGGGCTTTGGGCTTATCCGGAGCCGGTCTTGGCCTCGCATCGGCTGCCGCTCCGGCCTTTCATGATCTGGATGAACTTATGCCCAGCGCTGACAATAAAGTTTCTCACCCCTGGTGGGTAAAGCAAAGGGAACATGGCAATCCGACTATAGAAGTAGATTGGAATATGCTGACTCCCAGCCACTCTATAAAAACCGGAATGGAAGGTTTCGGCTATCCCAGCCCATATCCCGGTTATCTCACTCATGAAGATGCTTTGACTAACCCTTCGAAAATGGACCAGACTAAGCCTGGATACCGCATGGAGGATTATGCGCTCTTTATAGCTTCCATGCAGCGCGGCTTGTTTGATCATTCTATTGACGAAACTGTGGGACCGCCTTCCCTTGCTCCTCAAATATGGAACGCAGATCCCACTCCTGATGCGTGGCCTGATTGGGGTAATCCCGGTACACCGAAGTTTAAAAAAGTACCCCGCTGGTCTGGAACACCCGAAGAGGCAAGCCGTATGATAACAGCTGCTGCTCATTATTTTGGTGCATACAAAGTGGGTTTCCTGGAAGTAGATGACAAGGTAAAGAAACTTACCTTTGCGGATTCTACAAAATGGGCAGATTGTGATGAGCCGTATGCTACTGGTGAAGTCATTCCCCGCGGTTTCGGGTTAGGATTTCCTGCACCCGTACATGTATTCCCGAACAAAATGAAATACGTAATAGTTTTACAGGTAACCCAACCGCATGACACTATGCGGATTCTTGGTGACCCCGCACAACCCGGTCATATGCAGCCCATTAATGGGTCATCATTTGCACTGGGTTACAATCAGCGTCTTACACTGCTTATACGTATGCAAGCATTCCTGAAGGTATTGGGATATCTGCATTCCGAAAGCGTTTGGTGCTACAACACGGGCGGTGGTGCACTGGCAGGTATAAATGAAATAGGCAGACACGGAATTGGCATAAGCCCTGAACTGGGTTCTGCATACAGGGTAAATCTGGGTATATTTACTGATTTACCGGTTGTGCCGACACCGCCTATTGACGGGGGTATGACCAAGTTTTGCGAGACATGCGGTGTTTGTGCAGATCTGTGTCCGAATGAAGCCATAAACAAGGATAAAGAACCGACTTGGGACATCTTCCCCACCAAACTGGGCAGACCTGAGTATGGCATACCTGCAGGCACACCCAATACATGGAGCAGGCCGGGCGTAAAGAACTGGCATGTTGATTACGTCCGCTGCCGCGGCTGTTCATATTGCCAGGGGTATTGTGTATTTTCTCAGCAGAACTTTGCTTCTATGCACAATATCATTAAATCTACCATATCCAATACAACTCTCCTGAACAAATTTTTCGCTGATTCCGACAGGCTGTTTGGCTATTCCGATGTGGATACCGATTATGATGGCTGGTGGAATCGCGATTCAAGTTCATCTGTCTCAACTCTTAACTACGCCAGACTTCTGGGACGCTAG
- a CDS encoding response regulator transcription factor: MRALIVEDNPEIVEFMTLALEAGTDKVDIITTDSGLEAAEMLEKERPDVILLDLGLPDINGFETIKRIRLFSNVPIIIISAKQGENDIVRGLNLGADEYITKPFGQLELLARIKAVLRRRTGIPVGEVIRYGECKFEPGVNRFTCHGSIIPLTRTESIIIGVLLEHRGAVVSYSQLANAVWGEDYPSATETLRVYIRRLRIKIESAAKINGLIKSHATIGYSLSII, encoded by the coding sequence GTGAGAGCACTGATAGTTGAAGATAACCCGGAGATTGTTGAGTTTATGACTCTTGCCTTGGAAGCCGGCACTGATAAGGTGGATATAATAACTACCGATAGCGGTTTGGAAGCTGCCGAAATGCTGGAAAAGGAACGTCCTGATGTTATCCTGCTTGATCTGGGGTTGCCGGATATAAACGGTTTTGAAACCATAAAGCGTATACGCCTTTTTTCAAATGTGCCCATTATTATAATATCTGCCAAACAGGGTGAGAATGATATTGTCAGAGGCTTGAATCTTGGTGCGGATGAGTATATAACAAAACCATTCGGGCAGTTGGAATTACTGGCAAGGATAAAGGCGGTTCTGCGCCGCCGTACCGGTATACCTGTAGGTGAGGTAATCCGTTACGGCGAATGTAAGTTCGAACCGGGAGTCAACCGTTTTACCTGCCATGGTTCAATTATACCGTTGACCAGAACCGAATCTATTATTATCGGGGTTTTACTGGAGCATCGGGGAGCAGTTGTAAGCTATAGCCAACTGGCAAATGCCGTATGGGGGGAAGATTATCCCAGCGCCACTGAAACCCTGAGGGTTTACATACGCCGTTTACGTATAAAGATAGAATCTGCCGCTAAAATAAACGGACTTATCAAATCACACGCCACTATCGGGTATTCTTTGAGTATTATCTGA
- a CDS encoding PAS domain-containing sensor histidine kinase, producing MSMSHTNNNAYGEIAYPLAGDRVYHRFFKEAHDGLALIDYTDGILGNIIDINDIMCEWLGYSRQELLGISNDDLIAPAYKPFFQRSRRNVRQRSESDRRLQFNIAFVAKDGHIVPFEVTAHIMKSEGFSFTIFRNVTDRKNMERRLGERYKKEKRLTEQLQEQMDRRIDFNRYLVHELKTPLTPLLGASEMLIAKASDITLKRLAENIYRGAKNLDARVDDLMCMVRGEMGLLRLKVLQIDIAELMQDTVLYLKHWAENKKHTLTLKITPNLPVIQGDESRLSQVMLNLIGNAIKFTSPGGIIDVHVAKYGERVKITIKDNGKGISPENQQWIFEPYSRRKQLSDEMSGLGIGLPLSKMIVRLHGGDIRVRSKPGTGSVFTVVLPLVVPFGESDRKEISL from the coding sequence ATGTCTATGTCCCATACAAATAATAATGCTTATGGAGAGATCGCCTACCCCCTTGCGGGAGATAGGGTGTATCATCGTTTCTTTAAGGAAGCGCATGACGGATTGGCGCTGATAGATTATACCGATGGTATCTTGGGCAATATCATTGATATAAATGATATTATGTGTGAATGGCTGGGGTATTCCCGCCAGGAGCTTTTAGGTATAAGCAATGATGATTTGATTGCTCCCGCTTACAAGCCTTTTTTTCAGCGGTCACGGAGGAATGTAAGACAACGTTCAGAATCTGACAGACGGCTTCAGTTTAATATAGCTTTTGTGGCCAAGGACGGGCATATAGTGCCATTTGAAGTGACTGCCCATATCATGAAGTCGGAAGGATTCAGTTTTACTATTTTCCGGAATGTAACAGACAGGAAAAATATGGAACGCCGGCTAGGTGAACGCTATAAAAAAGAGAAAAGATTAACTGAACAACTTCAGGAACAGATGGATCGGCGTATTGATTTTAACCGGTATCTGGTTCATGAATTGAAAACACCTTTGACGCCTTTGCTTGGTGCGAGTGAAATGTTGATAGCAAAAGCGTCTGATATTACCCTGAAGCGGTTGGCGGAAAATATTTACCGCGGGGCAAAAAATCTGGATGCCCGTGTAGATGACCTGATGTGTATGGTTCGGGGAGAAATGGGTCTGCTCCGGTTAAAGGTTTTGCAAATAGATATTGCCGAGCTTATGCAGGATACGGTTTTATATTTAAAGCATTGGGCAGAAAATAAAAAGCATACGCTTACTTTAAAAATAACTCCGAATTTACCCGTAATCCAGGGTGATGAAAGCCGTCTTTCGCAGGTGATGCTTAACCTTATAGGCAATGCTATTAAGTTTACTTCACCGGGCGGGATCATTGATGTACACGTTGCCAAATATGGAGAACGGGTGAAGATTACGATTAAAGACAATGGAAAGGGCATAAGCCCGGAGAATCAGCAGTGGATTTTTGAACCCTACTCCCGTCGCAAACAGCTTAGTGATGAGATGAGCGGCTTGGGTATAGGTTTACCGCTTTCAAAGATGATTGTCCGACTGCATGGCGGGGATATAAGGGTCAGAAGCAAACCGGGTACCGGCAGTGTTTTTACTGTTGTGTTACCTTTGGTAGTACCTTTTGGAGAATCAGATAGAAAGGAAATCAGTTTGTGA
- a CDS encoding reductive dehalogenase: MNQFHSTVSRRDFMKGLGLTGASLGAAGAVIPQFRDLDELASSAKVTNKRGWWVKERDYGNPTVEIDWNLMKRRDLRGFANWDFPTVMMSYPGGPQAFHANLEKNTEAVTEKAKEIWPDYAGPTIRDKALSSSFWASAYGKSGFCRGLNQHGMPTTSPAPRPSEINMPAWQGTPEENAAMLRAVFSLVGLGPVIGTTMLDEKSQNFLWEYSGVGWTGNESSGGNKHIVLDSDITESYMDATSFHIPTSQKYVIATHNISCDGFLRRSLSGAGFAGTEEMSYVRVAFAKAIVEQFIRGLGYNVTYGHDIQSAVAWDLWSGLGEHCRMGQVTGSPEYGSLLRTHAVFYTDLPLPVTNPIDSGFTKFCETCGICAETCPVGAIQERGINRSWDNNCGQSWSDDKQVGGTKLMYNIPGYKGWRCNLFSCTFTPCGSACKSNCPFNTIGDGSFVHSIVKSTVATSPLFNSFFTSMEGVLHYGKQDKDPTSWWNSPDEWFIYGTHPNLLRQ, from the coding sequence ATGAACCAATTCCATAGCACAGTAAGCAGACGGGACTTTATGAAGGGTCTGGGTCTTACAGGAGCAAGTTTGGGTGCTGCCGGGGCGGTAATCCCCCAATTTCGTGATCTGGATGAACTTGCTAGCTCAGCCAAAGTAACCAATAAACGTGGCTGGTGGGTTAAGGAGAGAGACTACGGTAATCCCACCGTCGAGATAGACTGGAACCTGATGAAACGCCGTGATTTACGCGGTTTTGCAAACTGGGATTTTCCGACTGTAATGATGAGCTATCCGGGTGGTCCGCAGGCATTTCATGCAAACTTAGAGAAAAACACAGAGGCTGTAACTGAAAAAGCAAAGGAAATTTGGCCTGATTATGCCGGGCCGACTATACGGGATAAGGCTTTATCAAGTTCCTTTTGGGCATCCGCCTATGGTAAATCCGGATTTTGTCGTGGTTTAAATCAGCATGGTATGCCAACGACATCCCCGGCACCCCGCCCCAGCGAAATAAATATGCCTGCATGGCAGGGAACACCTGAAGAAAATGCAGCTATGCTCAGGGCAGTTTTTAGTCTGGTCGGCTTGGGGCCGGTAATAGGTACCACTATGCTGGATGAAAAATCCCAGAACTTCCTTTGGGAATATTCCGGTGTAGGCTGGACAGGTAATGAATCTTCCGGAGGTAATAAGCATATCGTTTTGGATTCAGACATAACTGAATCCTATATGGATGCGACTAGTTTCCATATACCCACTTCGCAAAAGTACGTCATTGCAACCCATAATATCTCCTGTGACGGATTTTTACGCCGCTCCCTGTCAGGTGCAGGTTTTGCTGGTACAGAAGAAATGTCTTATGTACGGGTTGCCTTTGCCAAGGCTATTGTGGAACAATTTATCCGCGGTTTGGGTTACAACGTAACCTACGGGCATGATATCCAATCAGCTGTGGCTTGGGATCTCTGGAGCGGTCTTGGTGAACATTGCCGTATGGGTCAGGTTACCGGCTCCCCTGAGTATGGTAGTCTGCTGCGCACTCATGCCGTTTTTTACACTGATTTACCGTTACCGGTGACTAATCCGATAGATTCCGGTTTTACTAAATTCTGCGAAACCTGTGGTATCTGTGCTGAAACATGCCCCGTAGGTGCCATACAGGAACGCGGCATTAACCGCAGCTGGGATAATAACTGCGGCCAGAGCTGGTCTGATGACAAGCAGGTCGGCGGTACCAAGTTAATGTACAATATCCCCGGTTATAAAGGTTGGCGCTGCAACCTGTTCTCTTGTACTTTTACGCCTTGTGGCAGTGCTTGTAAGAGTAACTGTCCGTTCAACACCATCGGTGATGGAAGCTTTGTACACAGTATTGTTAAATCAACTGTAGCTACCAGCCCGCTGTTCAACAGCTTCTTTACCAGTATGGAGGGTGTTCTGCATTACGGTAAGCAGGATAAGGATCCCACATCATGGTGGAATAGCCCTGATGAATGGTTTATCTATGGCACTCATCCTAACCTGTTGAGACAGTAA
- a CDS encoding MarR family winged helix-turn-helix transcriptional regulator, which produces MPNFYFFDFGDKNVELFGIIMRTRNILYKLSKRQLHHLDISPEQSTILKVVKNSPTPPTPIQISRQLLREPHTIAINLKRMQNKELITLEQDSEWKNRLRVKLTDKGQQLCEKSLSPDFFQEVFQDLTEKEIDQFKSTLEKLLAANMKRLKTQKPE; this is translated from the coding sequence ATGCCTAATTTCTACTTTTTTGATTTCGGGGATAAAAATGTCGAGTTGTTCGGCATAATAATGCGAACCAGAAATATCCTCTACAAACTCTCTAAGCGACAACTTCATCACCTAGATATAAGCCCGGAACAGTCAACTATTCTTAAAGTCGTAAAAAATAGCCCCACTCCCCCAACTCCCATCCAGATATCCCGCCAGCTCCTTAGAGAACCGCATACTATTGCTATTAATCTGAAACGAATGCAGAATAAGGAACTGATTACTCTGGAACAGGATTCTGAATGGAAAAACAGGCTAAGGGTTAAACTGACTGACAAAGGTCAGCAACTTTGTGAAAAATCTTTATCCCCTGATTTTTTTCAAGAAGTGTTTCAGGATCTGACCGAAAAGGAAATTGACCAGTTCAAAAGTACTTTGGAGAAACTTTTAGCAGCTAATATGAAGAGACTGAAAACCCAAAAACCGGAATGA
- a CDS encoding reductive dehalogenase → MSKLHSTLSRRDFMKGLGLAGAGLGAVAAAAPVFHDVDELTSFGSNVNKYPWYVKEREIKNPTVEIDWNALERPNANNFKSHRRPTAAEFETAGVIGGYMTDLETPEEALTLYDYCEKEFPGWDKGYAGAGDIRSTALDNACKFMMMGQWPAEIYQGGKRINVRSAILAAGGTATFSSFLGPQAATTIRPQDFGAQKWQGTPEENFKTLRNAFRFLGCQDVGCAELDTDTIKFFHKVKGAGSGFNTGDAGGKQIAFKDIEEAYETADEYAIPNKCKYIITFTARQSFEGTRRQAGITESFTVWYCYARYVKMICHMQEFIRGLGYQCLNMSGLYFSNPLAVMTGLGEHGRMSSPAIHPKNGTTNRASGWTLLTDLPVAPTKPIDFGAYKFCETCGICADACPFGLIQKGESTWENPAAAKNGLAQGQYRGWRTNNADCPHCPTCQGTCPFNSTSQSFIHDMVKLTTTNIPAFNGFFANMERFMEYGRKPQWEFWDIEQPTYGFDTTA, encoded by the coding sequence ATGTCAAAACTTCACAGTACATTATCACGACGTGATTTTATGAAAGGCCTGGGTTTGGCAGGTGCAGGGCTGGGTGCGGTAGCCGCAGCAGCGCCGGTATTTCATGACGTGGATGAATTAACGTCTTTTGGGTCTAATGTTAATAAATATCCCTGGTATGTCAAGGAAAGAGAAATCAAAAATCCCACGGTAGAGATTGACTGGAATGCTCTTGAGCGTCCGAATGCCAACAATTTTAAATCTCACCGCCGGCCTACAGCGGCTGAATTTGAGACTGCGGGTGTAATCGGCGGTTATATGACCGACCTTGAAACACCTGAAGAAGCACTGACCCTGTATGATTACTGCGAAAAGGAATTCCCCGGTTGGGATAAAGGTTATGCCGGTGCGGGTGATATCCGTTCTACCGCATTGGACAATGCCTGTAAATTTATGATGATGGGGCAGTGGCCGGCCGAGATATACCAGGGAGGCAAGAGGATTAATGTGCGCAGTGCTATACTGGCAGCTGGCGGCACCGCTACCTTCAGTTCTTTTCTCGGTCCTCAGGCAGCTACTACTATCCGTCCGCAGGATTTTGGTGCCCAAAAATGGCAGGGTACACCTGAAGAAAACTTCAAAACCCTGCGCAATGCCTTCCGTTTCCTGGGTTGTCAGGATGTAGGGTGTGCGGAGCTTGATACCGATACTATAAAATTCTTCCACAAGGTCAAGGGTGCCGGCAGTGGCTTCAATACCGGTGACGCAGGCGGTAAACAGATTGCGTTTAAGGATATAGAGGAGGCATATGAGACAGCAGATGAATATGCCATACCCAACAAATGCAAATACATAATTACCTTTACCGCCCGCCAGAGCTTCGAGGGTACCCGCCGTCAGGCTGGTATTACCGAGAGTTTTACCGTCTGGTATTGTTATGCCCGTTATGTCAAGATGATTTGCCATATGCAGGAGTTCATCCGTGGTTTGGGTTATCAATGCCTGAATATGAGCGGCTTGTATTTCTCTAATCCATTAGCTGTTATGACCGGTCTTGGCGAACACGGGCGGATGTCTTCCCCTGCTATTCACCCTAAGAATGGTACGACTAACCGGGCTAGCGGATGGACACTGCTGACTGATTTACCGGTAGCTCCTACTAAACCCATAGATTTCGGGGCATATAAATTCTGTGAAACCTGCGGTATCTGCGCGGATGCCTGCCCCTTCGGACTTATCCAGAAGGGTGAATCAACCTGGGAAAATCCGGCGGCGGCCAAAAATGGCTTGGCACAGGGTCAATATAGAGGTTGGCGGACCAATAATGCGGATTGTCCGCACTGCCCCACCTGTCAGGGCACCTGCCCCTTTAACTCAACTTCACAATCTTTTATCCATGATATGGTAAAACTTACCACAACCAATATACCTGCTTTTAACGGCTTCTTTGCCAACATGGAAAGGTTTATGGAATACGGCCGCAAACCACAGTGGGAGTTCTGGGATATTGAACAACCTACTTATGGTTTTGATACCACGGCCTAG
- a CDS encoding response regulator transcription factor, producing MSKELILLIDDIADTSALITLLKAADYQIITAATEIDGLEKASRVYADLVIVNQTRLKLPLPELAHLINKLAYMPILVLGNRNESAEILELGADSFISSPPNPRELKARITSILRRKRKFPPNKTGGQNRRSKDGNPLHCKNRTSLTPTESRINTCLKLNQGQLMEYQSIIDIVWGKQKVSLDTLHYYMRRLKSKLSGSKIIQQRGVGYWLG from the coding sequence ATGTCAAAAGAACTTATTCTTCTAATAGATGACATAGCTGATACATCAGCACTTATCACTTTATTAAAAGCTGCGGATTATCAAATCATTACAGCCGCAACTGAAATTGATGGCTTAGAAAAAGCTTCTCGGGTTTATGCAGATTTAGTGATAGTAAATCAAACCCGTCTTAAGTTGCCTCTTCCTGAATTAGCCCATCTTATAAACAAGCTGGCTTATATGCCTATATTGGTACTGGGCAACCGGAATGAATCTGCCGAGATTCTTGAGCTGGGAGCAGACTCCTTTATATCTTCGCCTCCCAATCCCAGGGAGCTGAAAGCCAGAATCACTTCCATCCTCAGGCGTAAACGCAAGTTTCCACCCAATAAAACGGGCGGCCAAAACAGGCGTAGTAAAGATGGTAACCCCCTCCACTGCAAAAACCGAACCTCGCTCACCCCGACCGAGAGCCGGATTAATACCTGTTTGAAATTAAATCAAGGGCAATTAATGGAATACCAAAGCATTATAGATATCGTTTGGGGTAAACAAAAAGTCAGTCTGGATACTTTGCATTATTACATGCGCAGGCTTAAAAGTAAGCTGTCAGGCTCTAAAATCATCCAGCAAAGAGGCGTGGGTTATTGGCTTGGGTAG
- a CDS encoding winged helix-turn-helix domain-containing protein produces MKILIICDDPQVLKDLVLCLKIRYQNLEHTVSGNISEGIGLIENLSPDLIVLDSCLLNSAAPNILVSIREFSDIPIIILNPISEVGSKVQFLEDGADECIEKPINGIECQAVTHALLRRNMNLGFKVESIIPISNGLEVNFNRRELTLFGSPVHLTPIEFSLLALLARNSGQVLTYRILLEKVWGTEYSGDLNLLKKHIHNLRAKIEVNPEYPRIIVTERGLGYSLKRQF; encoded by the coding sequence ATGAAAATACTAATAATATGTGACGATCCGCAAGTCTTAAAAGACCTGGTGTTGTGCCTCAAAATCCGTTACCAAAATCTGGAACACACCGTATCTGGCAATATCAGCGAAGGGATAGGTTTGATAGAGAATTTGTCGCCAGACCTGATTGTGCTGGATTCCTGTCTATTAAATTCGGCAGCCCCGAATATCCTTGTCAGTATCCGCGAATTTTCTGATATACCCATTATTATTCTTAATCCTATCAGCGAGGTTGGCAGTAAAGTCCAGTTTCTGGAAGACGGGGCAGATGAATGCATAGAAAAGCCGATTAATGGGATAGAGTGTCAGGCGGTTACTCATGCACTCTTACGGCGTAATATGAATTTGGGCTTCAAGGTCGAGAGTATCATACCTATTAGCAATGGCTTGGAAGTCAATTTTAACAGGCGGGAGCTTACCCTGTTCGGTTCACCTGTTCATCTGACCCCTATCGAATTCAGCCTGCTGGCTTTACTTGCAAGAAACAGCGGACAAGTGCTTACCTACAGGATATTGCTTGAGAAGGTATGGGGCACGGAGTACAGCGGGGATCTCAACCTGTTAAAGAAGCATATTCATAATTTGAGAGCCAAGATAGAAGTAAATCCGGAGTATCCCAGGATAATTGTTACCGAAAGAGGGTTAGGCTACAGCCTGAAAAGGCAATTCTGA
- a CDS encoding MarR family winged helix-turn-helix transcriptional regulator: protein MEKSNHLTKHHLLWIMITQIEHIVGQSFSQELRKIGLTREKWAVIHELVYLGGESTPYRLAKRFVYEPHSISALLSRMEREGFIQKTKDLAKKNMVRVSLTDKSKELYPKAMKICQELFKDIMGDIPEEDGIGLMESIARLRDYSIISAAKRKHLTPFKYE from the coding sequence ATGGAGAAATCCAATCATCTTACAAAACACCACCTGCTGTGGATAATGATAACCCAGATTGAACACATAGTCGGGCAGTCATTTTCTCAAGAGCTGAGAAAAATCGGTCTGACACGGGAAAAATGGGCAGTTATCCATGAATTGGTGTATCTGGGCGGAGAATCTACCCCATACAGGCTTGCAAAGAGATTTGTATACGAGCCGCATTCTATTTCGGCTCTTCTTAGCCGTATGGAACGTGAAGGGTTCATACAGAAAACAAAAGATTTAGCCAAGAAAAATATGGTAAGAGTGTCCCTGACTGACAAATCAAAGGAACTTTACCCCAAAGCCATGAAAATTTGCCAGGAACTTTTTAAGGATATCATGGGGGATATCCCTGAAGAAGACGGCATCGGATTGATGGAATCTATAGCCCGGTTACGGGATTATTCAATTATCTCAGCGGCAAAGAGAAAACACCTCACACCTTTTAAATACGAATAA